AGGAGATATTGGCATATGGGAAATGAATCAAATAAAAAGTTTACTGACCACATCGGATTTCACATGCTTTTGGCTGCAATAGGCGGATTAATGGATGCGTATTCTTATGTTGACAGAGGCAATGTATTTGCCACCGGCCAGACAGGGAATTTCGTACTGGCTGCAATTCGTTTCCTATCAAAGGACTATAAAGGCATGGGGCGGGCATTTGTGCCCATCGGAGCGTTCTGGCTGGGGGTTTTTCTTGCAAGACATATTTATTATAAAATATATAATGAAAAACACACCCATTGGATATCGGGTATTTTATTTCTGGAAATTGCCGTATTGTTTTTGGTCGGCTTCATTCCTCACACCTTGCCGCACCTGTTTGCCAACACGGCGGTGTCATTTGCCGCTGCAGTGCAATTTTGTACCTTCCGAAACTTTGGAGGGAATGCCGCCTATGCGCCGGTTTTTTGTACGGGAAATATGCGTTCCTGTGCGGAAATGTATTACGAAGGTTTTGTCAGAAAGGACAGAGAATGCCGGATAAGAGCATATCATTACTCGGGAATCTTGCTGGCCTTTTTCACCGGAGCTCTTACAGGAGGCTGGCTATCCTTCCGGTTGGAAGAAAAGGCGATTTGGATGGCTTGTGTGCTGCTATTGGTATCCTGGATAACCGTTGGTATAGAAAAGAAAGGACAAAAAGCTGGCCAGCCTCTGCTTTTGTAAATTAGGGGTTCCGGAAATGGATACCGGGACATTTACCTCATCAAGTAGCGAATTGGATTGCGAATATCCGAAAGACTAATAATGAGCCCCATGGATCGCTGCCTTTTTCTGTGTTCTATGGGTTTTTCCATGTCTGGATTCACACAGGTAATTTTTGAGTTGATTAATCCCTGAAAGTATCCTATAATTATGCAAAGTATCATTAAGAATGGTTCGTTGGAGAAAATGAAGCGGCTGCAGATTTATGCGATCGCTGGTTTTCATTGACAGCTTTATAACAGATAGCTACTAAAAAGCTTCATAAACTGCAAATAATAAAAAGGAATGACCATGAGAAAACTAGCATTAAGCGATGAGATTTTATTGAGAATTGAAAAACCGGCCCGCTATATCGGCGGCGAAGTAAATATGGTAAAAAAAGACCTGTCTGCTGTGGACATCCGTTTTGCCATGTGTTTCCCGGATGTTTATGAGATTGGGATGTCCCACTTGGGAATGCAGATTTTATATGATATGTTTAACCGTAGAGAGGATATTTACTGCGAGCGTATTTTTTCCCCCTGGACGGATTTAGACCAGATCATGAGGGAGCAGCATATTCCTCTTTTTGCTTTGGAATCCCAGGATCCTATTAAGGAATTCGATTTTATTGGAATCACCCTTCAGTATGAAATGTGCTATACAAACATCCTCCAGGTTCTTGATTTGGGACAAATTCCCCTTCACTGGGAGGACCGGACAGAGGAAGATCCTATTATCATCGGCGGAGGCCCGTGTGCCTACAATCCTGAGCCCTTGGCGGAATTCTTTGACATGTTCTATATCGGCGAAGGAGAAACCGTTTATTTTGAGCTTATGGACCGTTATAAGGAAAATAAGAAGAAGGGAGGAAGCCGCCGGGAATTTCTGGAGATGGCTTCAGAGATTGATGGTATCTATGTACCGGCTTTTTATGATGTATCCTATCATGAGGATGGCACTATAGAGAGCATGAAGCCCAACAATCTCCACGCAAAGGAAAAGGTAACGAAGCAGCTGGTTGTCACTATGGATGAGGCTTATTACATTGAAAAGCCGGTAGTTCCATTTATTAAGGTGACTCAGGACCGGGTGGTCTTAGAGGTCATGAGAGGCTGCATCAGGGGCTGCCGTTTCTGTCAGGCCGGTAATGTTTACCGTCCACTAAGGGAACACAGTCTGGAATATTTAAAGGACTACGCCAGCAAGCTCTTAAAGAGCACCGGACATGAAGAAATCTCTCTTAGCTCTTTAAGTTCCAGTGATTACACCCATTTAGAGGGAATTGTGAATTTCCTGATTGATGAATTTAAGGACAAGGGAGTCAATATTTCCCTGCCTTCCCTTCGGATTGACGCTTTTTCTCTTGATGTCATGAGCAAGGTTCAGGATATCAGAAAGAGCAGTTTAACCTTTGCTCCTGAGGCTGGTTCCCAAAGACTTCGTGACGTAATTAACAAAGGACTGTCAGAAGAGATCATCTTAAAAGGAGCAGGAGAAGCCTTTCAGGGCGGCTGGAACCGGGTAAAGCTTTACTTTATGCTGGGACTTCCTACTGAAACCGTAGAGGATATGGAAGGGATTGCAGAACTGTCAGAAAAGGTGGCGGAAGTCTACTATGATATTCCAAAGGATCAGAGAAACGGAAAGGTCCAGGTAGTAGCAAGTTCTTCCTTCTTTGTTCCAAAGCCATTTACCCCGTTCCAGTGGGCGAGGATGTGCACAAAAGAAGAATTTTTAGAAAGAGCTTATGTCGTTAAAGATAAATTTAAGAAGATGCTGAATCAAAAGAGCTTAAAATATAATTATCATGAAGCTGACTTGACGGTTCTGGAAGGTGTTTTGGCACGTGGGGACAGAAAAATCTCCCCCCTGATTGAAGAAGTTTATAAAAATGGCGCCTTGTATGATTCCTGGTCCGAACATTTTAAAAATGATATCTGGATGAAAGCTTTTGAGACCTGCGGCCTGGATGCGGATTTCTATACGGTCAGGGAGAGGGATTTAGAGGAAGTGTTCCCCTGGGACTTTATTGATGCAGGCGTATCAAAAGAATTTTTAAAGAGAGAATGGCAGAATGCCATCGATGCGAAAGTCACCCCCAACTGCAGGGAGAGATGTTCCGGCTGTGGGGCTATGAATTTCGAGGGAGGAGTCTGCTATGAAACTGAGAATTAAATTTTCCAAGCAAGGCCCGGTCAAATTCGTAGGCCATCTGGATGTGATGCGTTATTTTCAGAAGGCTATGAGAAGGGCTGGGATTGATATCAAATACAGTGAAGGCTTCAGCCCGCATCAGATCATGTCTTTTGCAGCACCTTTAGGAGTGGGGCTTACCAGCAATGGAGAATACATGGATATTGAAGTGAATTCCATGGAGGATTGCAAAACCATGGTGAGCCAGTTAAATGAAGTAATGGCAGAAGGAATCCAGATCATGGAATGCCATATCCTTGAAGAACGGGCGAAAAATGCCATGTCTCTTGTTGCTGCCGCAGACTATACGCTGACGTTCCGGGAAGGAAAGCAGACAAACGATTTGGATGCATTTCTAAACGGCCTTTCAGATTTTATGGGACAGGACCATATCTTTATCACCAAAAAAACGAAAAAGGGCGAAAGAGAAATAGACTTAAAAGCTTTTATCTATGAACTCTCGGTTCATGGAGAGACGATCTTCATGAAGATATCTGCCGGAAGTGCAGATAATGTAAAGCCAGAGCTGGTGATGGAGGCTTATTATCAGTGGCTTGGACAGACCTGTCCGGAGTTTGCCTTCCAGATTCAGAGAGAAGAGGTTTACGGCAATAAGGTCGACGAGGAACATAGAATGCTTGTGCCTTTGGGGCATATAGGAGAATCCCTTGAATAAGTTAATCATAACAAGATGGAACGGCTCGGTCATCACCCTTCTCCAGTCAGGAAAAGAGACGGTTCAGGTCAACATCGAACCGGAGGAAAACCAGTCTGTTTTGGGCAATATCTATATAGGAAAAGTAAATCATATCGTAAAAAATATCAATGCAGCTTTCGTAGATATTGGAGGGGGACAGATGGGATATTTAAGTCTGTCTGACGCCAATATCCTCTTTGTGGACCAGCGGACTTATAATGGAAAACTTCGCCAGGGCGATGAAATTATCGTCCAGGTAGAACGGGACGCGGTAAAGACAAAGGCTCCGGTTCTCACTGGAAACTTAAATGTTACCGGCCGATATTTTGTACTGACCTCCGGAAAGAAACAGATTGGCTTTTCAACCAAGATCACGGATCAGGCATGGAAACAGGAGATGAAGTCCTATCTGGAATCCAGGAAGGAAGAAGACTTTGGTATGATTGTCCGCACCAATGCCTATAAGGTTCCTAAAGAGGAACTGGAGTCGGAACTGATCCAGTTAATGGATTCTTTTAAAGAGATGCTGGACAATGCAAAACACAGAACCTGCTACAGCCTTCTTTACAGTTCAGCCCCTTCCTATTTGACCGGCTTAAGAGACAGCCTTAAATCTTCCCTGGAAGCAGTCATTACCGATGAACCGGATATATACGATGCTATAAAAGATTATCTTACCCAGTGCCAGCCGGAAGATCTGGGGCTTCTTACAAGGTATGAGGACAATCTGCTTCCCTTAGGAAAGCTTTACCGGATAGAAAAGACTATGGATGAAGCTTTGGGGAAAAGGGTCTGGCTGAAATCAGGGGGTTATCTGGTCATTGAACCTACGGAAGCCCTGGTAGTCATTGATGTAAATACAGGTAAATATTCCGGAAAAAAAGAACTCCGGGAAACGATCAAAAAGGTTAATTTAGAGGCTGCCGAAGAAATCGGGCATCAGCTTCGGCTTCGAAATTTATCCGGTATCATAATTATTGATTTTATTGATATGGAAGCAGAAGAAGACAGGCGGATCCTTATGGAACGTCTGGAGGGGATTCTGTCCAAAGATCCGGTCAAAACGACCGTTGTTGAAATGACAAAATTAAATCTGGTGGAAGTGACCAGAAAAAAAATACGAAAGCCTCTTTATGAGCAGGCATTGCAGATGAAGGAGAAGGTTTCATTATGAAAATCATAATCGTGGGTTGCGGTAAGGTAGGTGCAACCCTGGCAGAACAGCTGAACAATGAGCATCATGATATTATGCTCATTGATAAAAGCGCAGATGTCATTAACTCTATTACGGAGAGAATCGAT
This genomic stretch from Lacrimispora sphenoides harbors:
- a CDS encoding YoaK family protein; the encoded protein is MGNESNKKFTDHIGFHMLLAAIGGLMDAYSYVDRGNVFATGQTGNFVLAAIRFLSKDYKGMGRAFVPIGAFWLGVFLARHIYYKIYNEKHTHWISGILFLEIAVLFLVGFIPHTLPHLFANTAVSFAAAVQFCTFRNFGGNAAYAPVFCTGNMRSCAEMYYEGFVRKDRECRIRAYHYSGILLAFFTGALTGGWLSFRLEEKAIWMACVLLLVSWITVGIEKKGQKAGQPLLL
- a CDS encoding TIGR03960 family B12-binding radical SAM protein — translated: MRKLALSDEILLRIEKPARYIGGEVNMVKKDLSAVDIRFAMCFPDVYEIGMSHLGMQILYDMFNRREDIYCERIFSPWTDLDQIMREQHIPLFALESQDPIKEFDFIGITLQYEMCYTNILQVLDLGQIPLHWEDRTEEDPIIIGGGPCAYNPEPLAEFFDMFYIGEGETVYFELMDRYKENKKKGGSRREFLEMASEIDGIYVPAFYDVSYHEDGTIESMKPNNLHAKEKVTKQLVVTMDEAYYIEKPVVPFIKVTQDRVVLEVMRGCIRGCRFCQAGNVYRPLREHSLEYLKDYASKLLKSTGHEEISLSSLSSSDYTHLEGIVNFLIDEFKDKGVNISLPSLRIDAFSLDVMSKVQDIRKSSLTFAPEAGSQRLRDVINKGLSEEIILKGAGEAFQGGWNRVKLYFMLGLPTETVEDMEGIAELSEKVAEVYYDIPKDQRNGKVQVVASSSFFVPKPFTPFQWARMCTKEEFLERAYVVKDKFKKMLNQKSLKYNYHEADLTVLEGVLARGDRKISPLIEEVYKNGALYDSWSEHFKNDIWMKAFETCGLDADFYTVRERDLEEVFPWDFIDAGVSKEFLKREWQNAIDAKVTPNCRERCSGCGAMNFEGGVCYETEN
- a CDS encoding TIGR03936 family radical SAM-associated protein; translated protein: MKLRIKFSKQGPVKFVGHLDVMRYFQKAMRRAGIDIKYSEGFSPHQIMSFAAPLGVGLTSNGEYMDIEVNSMEDCKTMVSQLNEVMAEGIQIMECHILEERAKNAMSLVAAADYTLTFREGKQTNDLDAFLNGLSDFMGQDHIFITKKTKKGEREIDLKAFIYELSVHGETIFMKISAGSADNVKPELVMEAYYQWLGQTCPEFAFQIQREEVYGNKVDEEHRMLVPLGHIGESLE
- a CDS encoding ribonuclease E/G; translated protein: MNKLIITRWNGSVITLLQSGKETVQVNIEPEENQSVLGNIYIGKVNHIVKNINAAFVDIGGGQMGYLSLSDANILFVDQRTYNGKLRQGDEIIVQVERDAVKTKAPVLTGNLNVTGRYFVLTSGKKQIGFSTKITDQAWKQEMKSYLESRKEEDFGMIVRTNAYKVPKEELESELIQLMDSFKEMLDNAKHRTCYSLLYSSAPSYLTGLRDSLKSSLEAVITDEPDIYDAIKDYLTQCQPEDLGLLTRYEDNLLPLGKLYRIEKTMDEALGKRVWLKSGGYLVIEPTEALVVIDVNTGKYSGKKELRETIKKVNLEAAEEIGHQLRLRNLSGIIIIDFIDMEAEEDRRILMERLEGILSKDPVKTTVVEMTKLNLVEVTRKKIRKPLYEQALQMKEKVSL